ATGCTTGCCGCGGTGGATGATCTCGCCTCCGTCGAAGAAGAGGATTTCGTCAGCGTCCAGAACCGAGGTGAGGCGATGGGCCACCACCACGGCGGTTTTATTCGACAAAACGGTTTCCATGCTGTGCTGGATCTTGGCTTCGGTATGGGGGTCAATGGAGGCGGTGGCCTCGTCCATGATGATCAGTTCCGCCTCGAAAGCCAGGGCCCGGGCAAAGCTGATAAGCTGTTTTTCTCCTTGGGAAACGTTTTGCCCGCGTTCCGCCAGCTCGGAATCCAGGCCGAGGTTCTGCCCGCGGATGAATTCGTCCAGCTGCACGATGTTAATGGCTTCGCGCACTTTGGCTTCCGGCACCGCGTCATTGTAAACACGCACATTTTCCAGAATACTGCCGGGGAAGAGGAAGATGTCCTGCAGGATCAACCCGATTTTGCGGCGCCAGGCCCGGAATTCTATTTCGCTCAGGGGCACGCCGTCGATGAGGATGCGGCCTTTGTTCACGGGATAAAAGCCGCAGAGCAGGCTCACAGTGGTGGTCTTGCCGCTGCCGGAAGCGCCCACCAAGGCTATTTTCTGCCCTTTGGGAATGGTGAAGGAAACGTCCTTGAGCACCCAGTCCTCGTTCTTATAGGCGAACCAGACGTTTTCGAAGCGGATCTCGGATTCGAAGGAGGGCAGCTTGGTTCCTGTGAAAAGCTCTTCCTCGGATTGCAGGCTGGTTAGTTCCAGAATGCGTTTCAAGCTCACAAAAGCCCGCTGGATCTGCATCACATTCTCGGAAATCTGCATCAGCGGCCAGATCATCCGGAAGAAGTAGTCCACAAACACGATCAGGGTGCCCAGAGTCACCGTCCCGGCGATGATCCGCGGCGCGGTGAGCTTGATGATAACCACCAGCAGCAATACCTCGAAGATAAGCATGAAAAGGCTCTGGGATCCGTATTCGGTGAAGGAGGTACGGGTTTCCAGCCTGTATTTGTCGGTGGAGGCGGCCTTGAGGTCCTCGAAAACCTTTTTCTGCTGGTTCAGCGCCTGGATGATGGGCATGCCCTGCACGTAATCCGTGATCT
This genomic stretch from Candidatus Cloacimonadota bacterium harbors:
- a CDS encoding ABC transporter ATP-binding protein; translation: VKIITKFKAGVFRHLLTLPVEWFSRQQVGELIARVESDAERVKALFSELSIRIIGNLLFFLGVFVVMFLRDWKVASCILPMMAVAIVGYYFLIKYLSRFYRLIREKNALVTAKITDYVQGMPIIQALNQQKKVFEDLKAASTDKYRLETRTSFTEYGSQSLFMLIFEVLLLVVIIKLTAPRIIAGTVTLGTLIVFVDYFFRMIWPLMQISENVMQIQRAFVSLKRILELTSLQSEEELFTGTKLPSFESEIRFENVWFAYKNEDWVLKDVSFTIPKGQKIALVGASGSGKTTTVSLLCGFYPVNKGRILIDGVPLSEIEFRAWRRKIGLILQDIFLFPGSILENVRVYNDAVPEAKVREAINIVQLDEFIRGQNLGLDSELAERGQNVSQGEKQLISFARALAFEAELIIMDEATASIDPHTEAKIQHSMETVLSNKTAVVVAHRLTSVLDADEILFFDGGEIIHRGKHQQLMQSSKEYRKLVELQLIGTGAAGE